Within Anabaena cylindrica PCC 7122, the genomic segment CCATCCCACGCCGTCCCCACAGATACCACATTAGAAACTGCTGAAAGCACTACACCACAGGTATTACAGCCAGCACCGGAAACAGCCCCAAAAACTGAGGATCAGCCTCAAAACTCCGACATAGTGGCATCTGGTGGTAATTCCCAAATCAACCAATCAAACCAACCTGCTAACGGAACAGCCTTGACCACTGCGTTAGATGAGATTATTGCCAATTCGGAAGAAGCGATCGCACTTGCTGATTTAATTGCCGTTTACCGCAATGAGCAAATCCTAGCCAATGCTGACACCAGAGATAAGGAACTGGTAGCGAAGTTAAGAGAGCAACGCAACGACGCTAGACACGCAACTTTTGACCGTCTGAGGGATTTGAACGCAAAACAACCCATTGCACCGGAGTTACCCGAACTAGACAGCACCCTAGATGATGAAATAGCCAATTTAGCCCGTGAACTGGGAAAGCAGCTACATACCAGCAGATAACCCAGTTAGAGCGCCAAATTAAGGAACTGAAGGCACGGCATAAGCCAAAACCAAGGATTAACCTTTTACTACCCTTTGACCTGATTAACGCCACCTTAGAGGGCATTGCCAGCTTATTTACACCAGATGGAGACTACGACGATGATCATGATTTTTGATTGCCTCAACAACTGTTTAGCTCACAGTGTCAATTTTCTGCTTCAAGGCAACTATGCCAATGTCTACTGATTACCCAGAACATCCAAGAAAAAAGCCTTGATTCTGAATCAATCAAGGCACTTAAGAAAAATTAAGATGTGGAGAATTGTAACATGATCAGCACCTTACCAATTTGGTTTAACCAAATAGACAAATCCGTTGCGGCTGCTTTGATTGGAGATGGTTTTGAATTTGTCGGATTGTTGGAAGACATCGAAACACCAGATTACTTGGAGGTTGTAACGGGTAGCTGGTCACTGGGTTCTATCTGTTCGACCAATGAATTAATAGTTTTGTCTAACGGTGCAGTTTTCAGTCTGGATTGTGATGGAGAGAGTTTATTAGAACTCCGGTGGAACAACACTAAAAAACTGATTAGAGAGAAGTTGAGAGATTATCAATTACTACCAACCAACCATACACAATTACACTTGTTCGCTGCATAAAAAAAGGGAAGCCGCAAAACTTCCCAGCTACTTCTGTAAACTCCCAATGTAGGATAATTTACCTATTAATTATATGCCCAAAGCCGCTGCAAAAACCAAGCTAGAAACAGCACAAGAAAAGCTCAAAGACGCTGCTAAACCGCAAGAAACCATCAAGCTTGACCCTACACCAATTAAAACTAATAACAACCATCAAGCTTCTGTTTTTAACCCTTCTGACTACTTGGCTAGTAACTTATTTGCTGACAGTTCTACCCTCCCTAGAACAACCAAAGTAGACGCAGATAAGCAAATTCAATCTATATCTGAGAAGCGGGAAACATTGCGTTTAGTGGGTGCTAATTTGCAACTCAACACTGATGTTTATAAAACTGGTTCACTGAGTGAGAAGATGTCGCAAGCTTCTATAACTTGGAGTACCGACAGGATAGGAACTGATACTAAATTAGTTGGTTTAGAAACCGCCAAAGTTACTCACCAAATAGCCGAAGTTAAACTAGGACAGACACAAGAAAAGCTTACTCATGCTGGTATTGAATTAACAGGATTGCAAGGTGAAACGCCACTGCGTCAAGCATTTTGGGTTGCTAAATTAAGCTTGATTGAGTCAAGAATCGCACAAGTTGAGCTTGCTAAATTCCAACTAGATGCCAAGATTGGAGCAATTGAATCAGAGGCAGAAAGCATTAATTAATCAGTAATAGGGGTGTTAATTCACCCTTCTTTAATATGTACCAATATCAGCAGCATTACACATCACGTAACGACCATGAACCCGGATATATCTACTTGATGGAAGCGGTAGGGTATCACGGGTTTTTACCTGGATGCTTAACTAAACGATGCAAAATAGGGTTAAGCCGTAACCCACAGCTAAGATTGCAAAACTTTCATGATAATCAGCCACCTTGCGATATACAGATTATCAAAACTATCTATGTAGAAGACATGGCAGCAGTAGAAGCCAAACTACATAAACAGTTTAAGTATTGCAATGTGAAGTTAGCCAAGTCTAAGGAATGGTTTGACCTTAACCCAGTGGATTTAATGAGGGTCAATTTAGCATTTAGCAGATATTCATCCCACGTCATAGCAGATATATCACCAGTAAAAATAAGCTTTGGATTGTTGGGAATAGCAGTTTTAATAATGGCATTAATAGCAACACAAACCACACCAAAGCAGCAACAGTTAGAGATTAAACCAATAGTAGAAAGAGGTGTAAATTTATGAACTTTCAAACATTACGTAACGGTTTTGTAGTTGGTAGCTTGGGTGTTTCGTTTACTGGTTTTATCGCATTATTCAGCCCTTATCAGCAGTTCTCACAATTCTTTATAGCATCTGGTTTAGGTAGTTTGGGCGCATCTTCTTTAGCTATTCAGCAAAGCGAAAAAATCAATAAGCGCAAGTCTAAAAAGTTTCTGACTGAGATTGAAACTTTAAAAAACGACACTGAGCATTTTAGTAAATTACTACAAACTAAACATCAAGAATTAGTCAAGGTTACAGAAGAACGTGATAAATATTTAGAAACTGGTAATTCTATATTATTTTCTTTGGAAGATATGAAGGCAGAATTAGCACTAGCCAAGGAAGCGCTACAAAATACTAGAGACATAAACATTGATTCAGCCGTTACAACGTTAAGAGAATCGCTAGAAGAGGCAGTAAAACAAGTTAACGCTCTCATTCCCTTTCTGGTCAAAAAATACCCAGATGTAAAATCAAATTGTCAAGAATTAGCAGCACAATTCAATGACGATGTAAAATTGATGTCTGCTCAAATTGGGGTAATTAGTGACAATAACAGTTTGACAAATGAGGAATTAATAGCGGCTTGTTTAGCAGTTCAGCATGAGATTATTTTAAAAGGCAGTTCCATTAAAGCCAAGTTATACAAAGCAGCGTGTGACCACCTACAGAGGCAGTTTTATGGTGTAATTCCTGTGGCTGAACATGAGGAAAAATTAACGGCAATTAAAGACTACTACAGCCGCAATTTAAAAGCTATTCAGGAGGAATTTAGCCAAGTTGCTGATAGCTGTATTAATGCTTATAAATCAGACTTTCATGAAGTCGTTAATGATGGTTTAGCGCAAAGTCAAGATTTAGAGAAGTTACAGAATGAGATAGTTTCACTCAATGGTAAGTTACAAGATTTATCTAAACCATTGCAACTAGTAGGAACTTCAGAAGCTGCTAGGGTAGGTAATTCAATCATCAATTACTATCATTCAAAGTTAGGAATTACCCTTGATGGTTTGGACTTTAGCAGCACAGATTCGGGTTATAAATTACTGTTTCATTTGTCCAGAAACAACCGTTTTATTGACACTGCGACATTAAACGACGGCAACAACCCAGACAAGATTAAAGAATTATCAGGTAGCTTGAATAGTCCCAAGTTTAACCAGTCCGAACGGTCTAACTATGTGAGTTTAGACATTGAACTGCGTAAGGTGGAGAAGAAAACCGCAACGATAGAAGACATCCGACGATTAATTGAACCATCTGCAAAGTTTGGTGATGTTGTACGTCGTTATCATGACTCAAAACCTACTCTCAGAGTTATGACCCGGACGGGAGGCGGTAAAGGTATTGCAGTTAAAAATCTACTTCACCATTACGTCAATAATTTGGAGGGTTGGGAACTGTGGCTAAGTGACCCTCAACACGGTTCATTTGAGGATTATTGGAATTGTCCTAAAATTGCCAAATCTCCCACAGAAGCCAGTAATATTTTAGAACTGTTTATCAATGAGTTCACAGATCGCAAAAACAATCAATCATTTAACCCAGATATTTCAGTGATGGGTATTTTTGACGAATGTGATAAAACCTTTGATAGAAAAGAAAAAGCAGGTATAGCACAAGTCTGGACAGAGATTAGACACCGGAAAATGAAGCTTTGTCTAATTGGTCAATCTGGTGAAGTAGGTAAACAGGGTTGGACGTGGGATGAAATGAATAACTGTAGTTTAATGTTTATTGGTGACGCTATTGGAACAGCAATAAAACACGCTGATGACATGGGATGGTCAAGCGATATGAAGACCAAAATACCATCTATCTATGCAAAGGTTAGTGAGTTTTTCAATCAACAAAATGCTGACATCCCAGTTAAAAATCAGTACCGTTTTTGCCTACTCATAGATGGCATGAAATGGGACTTTGTAGAGATTCCACCAGCTTTAGAGGGTGAATTAGTAAATAATAAATCTTGGTTAGTTTCAAGCCCTTGGCAGTCAAAAGCATTAAGCCAGGGTGAAGCTACAGCTTGTGTTCATTGTGGCAGCGTTAACGTAAAACGGAACGGTAAAGCAGGTGAGAAGCAGCGTTACAAATGCTCAGACTGTGGTAAAAGCTTTACAGTTTAAGAAGATTTCCAATGTTTTGGTCTTTCTATGTTCTCAGGTAAGATAGTTTTTTCATCACCTATTGCTAATTGAATTTGTTCTGATGTAAGCCCTTTTGCTCTAGCGAAGTCAGCGCCAGTGAGGTTAGCTTTTATAAGAGTAGCGCCAGTGAGATCAGCACCAGTGAAATCAGCACCAGTGAGGTTAGCTCTAGCGAGGTTAGCTTCAGTGAGGTTAGCGTTTAAGAGGAATGCGTCAGCCAGAATGGCGCTATCGAGCATGGCGCTATCGAGCATGGCGTTAGTGAGGATGGCTTTAGTAAGGTTGGCTCCAGTGAGGATGGCTTCTGAGAGGGTTGCTTCAATGAGTTGAGCTTTATAGAGGTTCGTGTTACTGAGGTTGGCTCCGTTGAGGTCAGTTTCAAAGAGAGTGGCGTTAGTAAGGGTGGCGTTAGTAAGGTTGGTTTCTTCTAGGTAGGCTCTAGTGAGGTCGGCTTTTTCTAGGTAGGCTCTAGTGAGGTCGGCTTTATAAAGATTTGCTTCAATGAGTTTGGCTTGAGTGAGGTTGGTTTTATAAAGGGTGGCGTTAGTGAGGTCAGCACCAATGAGGATTGCTTCTGAGAGGATTGCTTCTGAGAGGATTGCTTCTGAGAGGATTGCTTCAGTGAGTTTGGCTCTATTTAGGTTGGCTTGACTAATATTTATATTGGATAAATTGAGTCTTTTATCTTCTAAATTTGTATGCTTATGTCGCGCAATTACAGTAAGGCATTCTTGAATATCAAGACAAAGTTTTGGTAATTTATTAAGCTCTTTTACCTTTTTAATATTTAGCCATTCGTCTATTAACGGGTTATTTTTCTGTGCCTTATTCTGTATTTTTTCCGGTGCATTCTCACGTATAAAAGCTGTAAGAACTTCCATTACTGTCCGATGGTCTTTTTCTGAATCTTTAGCAATTCTTTCTAATGTATAAATCCCTCCTAAACGAACTTCAATTTTTTCGCTTGCAAGCTGTTCTATAGCTTTAGAAAAACGTTCTGTAATTTGCTTATCTTCTGCTATTTGTGCATTTTCTAACGCTGCTTTAGCGCTTTCTTCCATAGCATCAGCACGTCTAGCTGCAAAAATAGCATTAATAATAATAGCAATTCCACCAAAAATTGTAGCTACAGTTTTTAAAGCTTCAGATTCATTCTTAATAAAATTTTCTGGTGTACTTTCATAAGAAATAAACTTAATAAACCCAAATACCAAAGCAGATACAAGTAAAAATATTGCAATATATATACTCGCTATTAGCCAATAATTAAATGAGTTTTTATTATCATTAACTTCTCTATTATCAGGCATATTCAATAGCAATCTTAATGATAAGCAAGAAAAAATTAATAACCTCTCCATTTATCAAAGAGAAATTTTATTCCTGTGCTTATTAAAAAGCCACTAATTAAAAATATAAATGCACTATTGAATAGATTAGAAATATCGGGTGCAAAGTTAGAAATTTTAGAAAAGACAAACACAAACAGTCCTACCGAAATTACTGCACGTAAAAATATCTCTTTGTTCCATGCTGCCAACACACCTACACAAAGTGGTACAAAGCAGTAAATTGTATGTGTGACGCTATTAGCGATATCTAAAAAAGGCTGTACAAGAGTTGGAAAAGAAGTCATGGTTTGATTTGTGTCGAATTTTAACAGTAATAGTACATTATCTACCAGTATAAAAATATTGGCAAGTATCAAGAAAAATAAGGGCGTTATAGCGACGATAGAAAATAAAATTAGTAAAGCGTAACCTCCGTAAATGTTCTGTAAATGTAAGCTGTAAATCACGGGGTCTACAGGCAAGCAATGAAAATCAACAGGCACGGACGCGCCAAAGTGCTGACACAGCAAGAAATACAGTTAATTTTTAGTCAAGGTCTAGACAACGACCGTGACCGGATGCTGTTTGGTGTGTGCTTATTTAGTGCCTGTAGGATTAGAGAATGTGTAACCCTGATGACGGGGGATGTTTACACACCCTTGGGTGAAGTTAGATCGCAATTCATAATTAGAAAATCCAACACCAAAGGTAAACTGGCCACACGAACCATCCCAGTGATTGAAGACCTACGGCGGTTATTGGCTGAACATTACCGAATAGCAGGTTATGATTACCTGTTCCCTGGTAGAAGCAATGGACATATCAGCCACGATTCAGCAGCGCGTATTTTAAGGAAAGCTTGTACCCAAGTAGGAATTACTGGAGTTAGTACCCATAGTTTTAGAAGGACAGCCTTAACCCAGATGAGTAATGCTGGCATACCTTTAAGGGTGATTCAGGAATTGTCAGGGCATAGGAATTTAGAACAGTTGCAAAGGTATTTAGAAGTGAGTGATGAACAGGTGTTAGGGGCTGTTTCTGCCTTATCAATGCTGTCACCTGTGGGTGATGTCGTCAAATCGGTATTTAACGACTTGAATAGAACTGAAGCTACACGCTTGGAAACTAAACAAGACTAGATTTATTTAACCGTAGTTTTTAGTATTTAGAAGCGAAAACGGGGCTTTGGCTTTAGAATAATAGTACTATTATTCTAAAAATCAAGTCCACCTAAAAGCTATAAACCCATAACAGGGTTTTGCGAATTAATCTGATCTCCGTAATAAGAGACTAAAAAAATGGAAACCCTTAACACAGTAAAAGATGTGATATCTCGTAACATTGATGACATTTCGCGCAATGTCATCATGATTAATAATTTTGAAGATATTGCTACTGAAAGCCAAGTTAGGACTGTTTTTAATCAGCTAGAAAAAGAAGGCAAAATCATAAAAATTGGTGAAAATTGTTATGCTAAAGCAGTTATCTCACCTTTATCTAAACGCTTAGTGCCTCGTAAAGCATTACGTGAATTAGCAACTGAGTTTTTGGGATATTTAAACATAGAAGTTGTACCGTCAAGCTATGACAGAGCTTACAACGAAGGACGGACAACCCAAGTCCCCACTGGACGGGTCATTGGTGTTAAAGAACCTGTTTCCCTAGAATTTGGCTATGACGGTAAATTTGTAACCTTTGAATACGTTGCTTAATCTATATCCTGTGAGTGCGTCTATTGATCCAAGCTTATTAGAAGTTATTGCCAGTGATCTTGGCGTTGATCCTTCCTTTGTTGAAAAGGATTGGTATGCTATGAGAATAATAGCTGCCTTGATTACTGTTGATAAGCTTGGTATAAAATTAGTTTTTGCGGGTGGGACTAGCTTATCGAAAGGATTTGGTTTAATTAAGAGGTTTTCAGAAGACCTTGATTTCAAGGTCATTTTACCGATTTTAGAACCCACTCGGAAAGAACGCAGTAAATATAAAAATGAAATTTTAGATGTAATTCGTAACAGTAGTTCAGATTGGTCATTGAATGAGAGCGACATAAAAGCTCGTGATAACAATAGTCAAGTTACTTGCAGTATTACTTACCAACAAAATTTTAAACAAGATATTGCGCTTCGTCCTTATATAAAATTAGATATCAAATTTACCTCGCTCGTCTTACCTGTTGAAGAAAAACCTTTAACATCTTTTATATCTCAAGCAATGGAATTGCCGCCAGAAGTTCCATTAATTGCTTGTTGTTCACCTGTAGAAACAGCCGCAGAAAAATTAAGTGCTTTAACTTGGCGAATTTTGACTAGAAATCGAGAAAATGAACATGATGATCCATCCATTATTCGCCATTTATATGATTTAACAGCATTAAATCAAACGATTAAAGATTACCAAAGCTTCTCAAGTTTGGTTTCTAAATTTATGCAAGAAGATGTTAATAGCAACAGAGGAAAAATTCAATCTTTATCTATACCTAAAGTCGAATTATTACCAAAGATGTTTGAGCAGTTAGAGTCAGATCCTATTTACCATGAGGAATACACAAGATTTGTAGAGGGGATGTCCTACGCTACAGAAGATGAATGCCCTGCTTTTGAGGAATGTATAGAAACTGTTAAAAGTATAGTAGCCAGATTAGAATTAGCTTTTGATTAGTTTATAAAGTATAACCGCTATTTTTAACTTTTACTAACCAACCACCCCATCTGATTACCCAGCTTACCCGCTTTGGTGAAAGTAAAGCTACCCCATACAAAGGTCATTTCATCCTTACCTACCCTTGGGGTAACACCAATCAATTCTTTAACCTTAGCTGTACTCAGTATCCACTTGTGAGTAACAGCTTTTTCTAGTTCCTCATATTCCACCAGGGGCGATCGCTTATTGCCGATATATCCCATCATTTTTTCAACCAAACCAGCCATAACGGTAATAGCGGTAAGGTTTTCGCTGTTGTCTAGTTCGTTGTCCAGTATGTCTAGTTGATTGTCCAGTTTTTCCAGTGGTGCAACTTCAACCTCTGGCTGAATAGGGAAATCGGCTATAGCACCACCGCCCCTAATATGCTTGTCTAGTTTGTCCAGTAGCTCTAACTGCTGTGGGGATATTTTACCCCGTGCTACTGGTTTTATGTCCAGTCCGTTGATTCTGTCATATACCGCTTGACGTGACTCTAAACCGTATCTTCCTTGTAGAGTAGCGATTTTGATTAATTCCGTGTCGTGACTGTCCATCTTGGTTTGTCCAGTTTCATACTTGACAATTTTACTTTGTCCAGTGACTCGGTAGACAAGTAGATTTGATATCAAATTTGTACCCATTCCCTAGCCACTTTTAACGCCGCGTCTGCTGTGTAATAAATCCCCTTCTTGCCATAAACCCAACCATCTGAGCTAATTATCCTAAATTCCCAAGCATGAGCCGCAGTATAAAAAACCATCAATATTTGATTATTGGTGAAGATTAGCGTCTCTATTTGTACGCTTGATGGTATTGGGTATAAATATCTGTCATCACTCATGGTAATTTATCATTACATATCCTAGCTATTTAGATTATGAGTACAGAAGAGACAGAATCTTTTGAATACGCTTTAGATGGAGAAGGGAATAAAATCCTTCCCAATTTAGGATTAAGAGCTACTTGTCCTTATTGTGGAACAGAAGTATATGCAGCTTGTGGTGAAAAGAATAGATATCATTGGAGACATAACAATACTTCGGATTCCCATTGTGACGAGTGGTATGAAATGACTCTTTGGCATTTAAAATGGCAAGAGTTATTCCCTCTTGAATGTCGGGAAGTAGTCATGAAAAAAGGTGATAAAACACACCGCGCAGATGTAAAAGTTGGCAACTTAATTATTGAGTTCCAGCATTCCAGTTTAGACAACCCGGAAGTAAAAGAAAGAGAGCTTTTTTATGGTAGCGATTCTACTAAAATTATTTGGATTATTGATGGTACTGCTAATAGATTATTGGGTACATGGAGAAAACATTTAACTCCAGAAAAATTAAAGCCTGTTTTTTTAGTAGATAAAGAGAGTAATATTTATTTTCAAACAGAAGGTTACGTTGGTATTCCTCTAATTCGTAATGTTGATAAAGAAGATGGACTGCCAATAGGACTTGTTATTAACCCTGAATATCCTAATTTTATTGATTTAGGTGATTATATTGCTTGTCCTCTGGAAAAATTTCTAGACCCTAATCGGAAACAATTCGGAACAACAACTGGAACAATATACTCAAAAAACTGGGGTAGACGTAAGAACCCATCAACAAAAAAATACTATGGCGAAGATGTTTGTGGTTTTCATGCTCAAGATTTTATTCTAGTTAAAAAGAATGATTTTATTAAGGTAGTATATAATATACCTACAGAATTAGATTATTTTGAAAAAATTACAATATGTGACGAAGAAGTATTAAACAACAGAGAATTTAGTAAAAGAGATAAAGAAAGATTGTTTTTAACTAAGAAAAAAGAAGATAAGTATGCTAATTACACAATAGATGAATTAGAAAAAAGATATCAGGAAGACATTAATACCTTTAAAAATGAGAAAAAGATCAAGGATAATTTAACCAGGATAATTTATTTTCGGTAAGGTATGGACAATTAATATTTTGGTCAAATATAGTGTATAGTCATCGCTGTCACCAGGGGGAAGATAAACTGAAAACCTTACCCCTAAAAGTATTGCTGTATAAAGTTTTTATTCAATCCCATTAGGAACTAAAGCCGCAACATCAATAACATCTTCTATTTTGCGTTTATCTGCTTTACGGTTTAGATATGGTGTAAGTTCATGAGTTGCATTATGGCTATCAATATCATCTTGGTAGTCCGTCAATATTTCCTTCACAGTTTGAGGTTTAGATCCTGTTAAGGATTGGATAGCAGTTTGGTTAATATGCCACCTATCCCCCGTCTCTGATACTATTTCCGAGTTATGTATTTTAATTGCCTGTATGGCACGTTTAACCATTTCTCTAGCGCGTCCAGGGTGTGTTCTGTACTTTGCACTAAGTAATTCTTGTGTCGTTACTCCTGATAAATCAGAATCAAATTGTTTAGCTTTACCCGTTAAAGTAGTTGCATAAATAGTACAAGCTTTTTGGATAAAATCAGCTAACGACATACCAGAATAATCTAGTGCATCTTGTACCTTCTGTTGAGTGTCAGTATCAAGTTGTAAAGCTTCAATTTGCATAGATTCTAATGTTAATGCTGGTGTTGGTTCTACTGCGGTAATAACTTCTGGCTTTGTCTCTGGCTTGGTTTCTACTGTACTTTTATCCTCTGTAACCTCAGATTTAGGTAACTCTGGTAAACCACCAAAATACTGTTTTCTAGCATCTTCACCAGTGACATTCCATCTCTCTTCATTAGCGGTCGCATACCATAAAGATAAATGTTCAAACCGTTCTACTTGACCCTTACCTGAATTAGTAAAGTAGTAACCAGGCGTAGCTGTTTCTCTATCAGGGAAAGCCGATAGTATAGCCTTTCTAAAAGCAGTTCTACATCTGCCAAAATTACCATCTGAGACAGCTTTTTTCATCTCATGCCAGTATTTAAGAGTAGCTTTCTTGATAGTCAATTCATCAGTAATATCGTGAAGTTCAGTAATTAACTTTGAGGCAATATCAGCAGTTTTCTTAAGGTCACTCATAATAGAAGAAGTTTGTTTATTTTGGATATCCCTATACTAACTCTCTTGTTATTTAAATGTCAAGAGGTT encodes:
- a CDS encoding GIY-YIG nuclease family protein, with the translated sequence MYQYQQHYTSRNDHEPGYIYLMEAVGYHGFLPGCLTKRCKIGLSRNPQLRLQNFHDNQPPCDIQIIKTIYVEDMAAVEAKLHKQFKYCNVKLAKSKEWFDLNPVDLMRVNLAFSRYSSHVIADISPVKISFGLLGIAVLIMALIATQTTPKQQQLEIKPIVERGVNL
- a CDS encoding pentapeptide repeat-containing protein — encoded protein: MPDNREVNDNKNSFNYWLIASIYIAIFLLVSALVFGFIKFISYESTPENFIKNESEALKTVATIFGGIAIIINAIFAARRADAMEESAKAALENAQIAEDKQITERFSKAIEQLASEKIEVRLGGIYTLERIAKDSEKDHRTVMEVLTAFIRENAPEKIQNKAQKNNPLIDEWLNIKKVKELNKLPKLCLDIQECLTVIARHKHTNLEDKRLNLSNINISQANLNRAKLTEAILSEAILSEAILSEAILIGADLTNATLYKTNLTQAKLIEANLYKADLTRAYLEKADLTRAYLEETNLTNATLTNATLFETDLNGANLSNTNLYKAQLIEATLSEAILTGANLTKAILTNAMLDSAMLDSAILADAFLLNANLTEANLARANLTGADFTGADLTGATLIKANLTGADFARAKGLTSEQIQLAIGDEKTILPENIERPKHWKSS
- a CDS encoding tyrosine-type recombinase/integrase is translated as MKINRHGRAKVLTQQEIQLIFSQGLDNDRDRMLFGVCLFSACRIRECVTLMTGDVYTPLGEVRSQFIIRKSNTKGKLATRTIPVIEDLRRLLAEHYRIAGYDYLFPGRSNGHISHDSAARILRKACTQVGITGVSTHSFRRTALTQMSNAGIPLRVIQELSGHRNLEQLQRYLEVSDEQVLGAVSALSMLSPVGDVVKSVFNDLNRTEATRLETKQD
- a CDS encoding nucleotidyl transferase AbiEii/AbiGii toxin family protein, producing MNTLLNLYPVSASIDPSLLEVIASDLGVDPSFVEKDWYAMRIIAALITVDKLGIKLVFAGGTSLSKGFGLIKRFSEDLDFKVILPILEPTRKERSKYKNEILDVIRNSSSDWSLNESDIKARDNNSQVTCSITYQQNFKQDIALRPYIKLDIKFTSLVLPVEEKPLTSFISQAMELPPEVPLIACCSPVETAAEKLSALTWRILTRNRENEHDDPSIIRHLYDLTALNQTIKDYQSFSSLVSKFMQEDVNSNRGKIQSLSIPKVELLPKMFEQLESDPIYHEEYTRFVEGMSYATEDECPAFEECIETVKSIVARLELAFD